CGTTCTTATCGTCGAGCCGGGAAAGGAGCCTTATGTGAAGGAGATTGACTCCGGTCTGGAGTCCTTGCAGCATGAGGTCGGCGGCTGCATCGAGGCGATTTATCCCTATGAAGACCCGGTTGCCTTAGTCTGCAACGAGGAAGGCAAGCTGGAAGGTCTGCCTCTGAACCGCGCTCTGCGGGATGAGGACGGTGACATCTACGACGTTGTTGCCGGAACATTCATGGTAGTTGCCTTGACGGATGACAGCTTCGGCTCTCTGACCGTAGAGCAGATGCAGAAGTTCTCTGACCACTTCAAAGTGCCGGAGCAGTTTGTTAAGTTGGGCGATAAGATTGTTGCGATTCCCATGATCTCGAAGGAACAGCAGAAGCAGGAGAGCATCGAGCAGAAGGACTTTGAGATGAACGCCGATACCTCCGGTCTGACGGTTGCCGGTCACATCGGGACATGGCACACCATTGATCAGCACGAGGTCGGCGGTCACAGCTTTTATTTGATGGAGCATGACACCTACGGCGATGAAGCGGCTTGCATCATCGTCGATGAGCGCGGCAAGCTCGTTCTTGATGATGTCTACAACGGCTTTGACGATGACACGCTCCGCCTTCTCGACCTTGAGGTCAAGGAAGTGCCGGAAATGCCGGATCCCACTCTCTCCATTCAGGATATGAAGGACTATGGCTACGCATGGGCTGGCGTTCTTCCCGCTGGGCAGGAGGCGGCAGAGAAGGCTTTGGAGAAGGGCTGCGAGGTTTACCGCCTCTATTCCGATAACACCGAGGGCTTGTGCGTAGATGCCAAGGAGATTGCCGATCATGCAGCAAAGGGCGGAATGCTCGGTATCAGCAAGGAAAGCTGGATGGCGGCTCTTGAGAAGGAAAACTACCTCAAGGCGGCGGAGATGTCGATGGAGGATGACTACGGCATGATTGATGGGATCATCAACAACGGTCCGAAGGAGGACAAGACCGCAGAGGTCAAAGCCCCCGAAAGGGGCGAAAAGTCCTCCATCATGGACAGGCTCAAGTCTGCAAAGGCTGAAAAGCAGAAGGAATGCTGCCCTCCCAAAAAGCACAAAGGAGAGATTGAACTGTGAGCAGAAGTCAGAAATGGCGGCAGGAGTGGTCGTTCTTCATCGGGGACAGCGGACGCCGGAAGTATAACCGCTTCTGCGTCCGCTGCGTCCATAGCTGCAAGCAGAGCTTCCGTGCGGATCTCATCGCCTGTCCGCACTTCTCCCGCAAGGCATCGAGGTGTAGACAGTTAGGGGTCGAAAAAGCCTGTGATTGCAAGCCTCAGAGCGGCGCAAACTGACCAACCTAAGTGATTGTATTCCCTGCGCGGTTTCTTCTTTAGCGCAGAAATAAGTGTCGATTTCGGCACTTGTTTGAATGCCCGGAAAACGAACCAAGAGCCTCTGTCGATGCCCGGTTTGGGTGTCGGCAGAGGCTCTTTTTTTATGACATATTCAAAATAGCGGATAGCAGCTCTTGAACCTGTTGCCGGTATTCCGGCTTTATGTCCGAAATACGTCTGGCAAGCGCAAGGGCTTCCGCTTCTGGATCGTCAGTCCCAAAAATAATTCGGTCTGCGCTGACGCCGAGCAAACGGCAAAGACGCTGCAAGGCTTCAAGAGAGATACCGGATGCACCACGCTCAATGGCACTCAGGTGATTCGGCGTCATGCCAAGCATTTCTGAGAGCGTGTCCTGCGTATAGCCCGCCTGTTCTCTTGCCATTTGAATATTGCCG
The genomic region above belongs to Vescimonas coprocola and contains:
- a CDS encoding helix-turn-helix domain-containing protein, with protein sequence MREKKDINIEIGGNIQMAREQAGYTQDTLSEMLGMTPNHLSAIERGASGISLEALQRLCRLLGVSADRIIFGTDDPEAEALALARRISDIKPEYRQQVQELLSAILNMS
- a CDS encoding antirestriction protein ArdA, producing the protein MPVLDGDFEAFVTNLGKYNEGMLVGEWVKLPTTEEEMQKVFERIGIGKQDDFGQPYEEWFITDYECPIYGVQKMLGEYESLDKLNYLAALIDELSLSDQEKLVAVMEAGCDEVSDIDDLINLTFNLDCYDIMPGINDESDLGYYYAHEAGIYSEKDLGPLANYIDYERYGRDIAMDEQGRFTDEGYVRVASERWDRQFNGELDDIPDEYRITGSGEAVERDGTIAVLIVEPGKEPYVKEIDSGLESLQHEVGGCIEAIYPYEDPVALVCNEEGKLEGLPLNRALRDEDGDIYDVVAGTFMVVALTDDSFGSLTVEQMQKFSDHFKVPEQFVKLGDKIVAIPMISKEQQKQESIEQKDFEMNADTSGLTVAGHIGTWHTIDQHEVGGHSFYLMEHDTYGDEAACIIVDERGKLVLDDVYNGFDDDTLRLLDLEVKEVPEMPDPTLSIQDMKDYGYAWAGVLPAGQEAAEKALEKGCEVYRLYSDNTEGLCVDAKEIADHAAKGGMLGISKESWMAALEKENYLKAAEMSMEDDYGMIDGIINNGPKEDKTAEVKAPERGEKSSIMDRLKSAKAEKQKECCPPKKHKGEIEL